Genomic DNA from Luteolibacter sp. Y139:
CGAGAAAGGGCAAGTTCCCATCCGCGATTGCCCGTTCAAACTGGTTGCGCGAGAGGCCGTCGATCTGGAGAATGATCAGCCCCGGATGCTCCGCCTCTCCGCTAGGACGGCGCACACCGAGCAGACGCGAAGCCAGCCGCGTGCGATTCAGAACTCGCCGCAGCCAACGCACTCGGGCGGTGATGCGGCTAATCAAGGCGGGCTTCAGTGGCTGGAGTTTCGATCACTGCGGCCGTCACGGCGGATACCTTCGCGGCCAGCAATTCCCATTCGATTTCGATCCCGGCAATCAGGCGATCCCACGGAGTGCTATCGGCCTCTTCTTGCCGTCGCTGCGCGGTGACCAGGTCGCTATAGCAGGCGATCATTTGCTCGGTACAGCGCGTCGTGTCGTAGGTTTTCGCGGAGAGTCGCGCGCTTGCCGCCAGGTTACGCCGCTTTGATGGCTGCGAAATCATGCGGAGCAATGCCTCGCAAAACAAATCCGCACCGGCATCAGCGCGAAGCAAATAGCCATTCTCCCCATCGCGCACGATCTCCCGCACGCCGGGCCCGTCCAGCGCTACCACCGGATTGCCCGCTGCCATCGCCTCGGCGAGGACAATTCCCTGGGTCTCGGTCTGCGAAGCAAAGGCGAAGCAATCCATCGCCGCATAGGCATCGCTGAGATCGGAGCCCATCAACTTGCCCGGCGCATGGACCCTGTCATCCAGTCCTTCCTCCGCGAAGCGGGAAAGCATGCCCTCCCTCGCATCGCCATCGCCCACCAGCAGGAAGAGCGCATCCGGCCGCTCGTGGAGGCAGGGAATCACGGCCTCGGTCAGCAACTTCAGGTTCTTCTCCGCGGCCAGCCGACCCACATGGCCGATCACGACAGCCTCCCTCCGTATCCTCGCACGCTTGCGAAAGCTGGAACCCACCCCGTGCTCGAAAGCTCCGTTATCGATTCCGGTGGGAATCGTGCGGATGGGTGCAGTCACTCCGCGATCAAACAAGAGCGCGGCAATGCTTTCGCTGGGAGCAATCACCGTCGAGCAGAGGTTGCAATAGTCGGTGGCGAGCTGGATGGCCATCCGCTTGATCGCTTCCGAATCCAGCGGCACGTAGTGCGTGTAGCGCTCGTAGAGCGTGTGATGCGTGAATACCACCGGCACCTTCATTTTCCATCCCTCACGAAGCGCGGCGTCACCTAACAGGAAGGGATGATGGCTATGAATGAGGTCAGGCTTGAACTCCTCCATGAAGTCCCTCACCAGACTTGGCATCGGCAGCCTCACACAGAAATCACTGCCATTGAAATTCTGGATCGCAGGTACCCGCAGCACGTGCGGAGAAGGCTCAGCCCCCGGAAACTCCGGAGCAATCACCCGCACCTCATGACCACGCGCCCGGCACGCCTCCTCTAGCGTCTGAACGGAGCGGGCCACCCCGCCGACGTGCGGCAGGTAGGTATTGGTAAACATCGCGATCTTCATAGGGCCTCCAGGGAAAATACGCTTTGTCCTCCATTCGCGGTGATCGAGTGATATCCGGGGACCGCAACGATCACGTGCGGAGGCCGCTCATGCCAATCGCCGTCGATCTCGAGATGCTTCCCCTCAAGCCGCACGCTGACACGCCCCCACGGCGTGAGCGTCGGGCCGAAGCTCACCCGGCCGCCGAGCCACTCCGGCAAGATGCCTGATCCGATTACCAGATGGTTCTCCTCTTCCCGCACGAAACAATTGCGGATCATCATCAGCCACTCCGCCGCGGCCCAGCCGTGCTGACCGTCTCCCATGCACCCGCCATGCGTTCCCGGATGGATGGCCTCGGGCCACTGCCCGGTGGGAGAAGCCAGCTCCGCGACACGACGGATCAGTCCGATGAATCGCGGATCGCCAGCCCGCAGTAAGGTCTGGGCTAGATCCAGCGTGAGGTAGGCATTGATCCCGGAATGGATCATCTCCTGGAAGAAGCCACCGCCGTGAAAGCAGTGATCTAGCAACCAATCCAGCGTTCCCATCACGCGTGGTGCCCCATGTGGGTAGAGTTGCAGCGGATAGTCCGCCACCATCGAGCCGATTGCCCCGGCATCCATCCGTCTCCCTGGCGCGGCAGGAATCGCGCCTTTCGAGCGACGTTCGGGAATCGACTCGATGCTCCGGTTGATGTTGGCCGCGAACTCCTCCGCCAGCTTCTCCGCCTCATCCGCGGCCTCATAGTTGCAATGCCGTCGCCATTGCTTCGCCATCTCCTTGAGACCACCCCACGCCCAGAAGTCGTCCCAGTAGTAGTAGTCATTCGGACCCAGGTGCTCGGCGCTG
This window encodes:
- a CDS encoding glycosyltransferase, translating into MKIAMFTNTYLPHVGGVARSVQTLEEACRARGHEVRVIAPEFPGAEPSPHVLRVPAIQNFNGSDFCVRLPMPSLVRDFMEEFKPDLIHSHHPFLLGDAALREGWKMKVPVVFTHHTLYERYTHYVPLDSEAIKRMAIQLATDYCNLCSTVIAPSESIAALLFDRGVTAPIRTIPTGIDNGAFEHGVGSSFRKRARIRREAVVIGHVGRLAAEKNLKLLTEAVIPCLHERPDALFLLVGDGDAREGMLSRFAEEGLDDRVHAPGKLMGSDLSDAYAAMDCFAFASQTETQGIVLAEAMAAGNPVVALDGPGVREIVRDGENGYLLRADAGADLFCEALLRMISQPSKRRNLAASARLSAKTYDTTRCTEQMIACYSDLVTAQRRQEEADSTPWDRLIAGIEIEWELLAAKVSAVTAAVIETPATEARLD